gtttaggttggatataaagAAGTCTATTCAGTgcaggtggtgaggcactggaacaggttgcacagagacatggttgatgccccatccctggagactttcaagacGAGGCTgaatcaggccctgggcaacttgatctagctgtgcatgtccctgttcagtgcaggggagttgaactagatgacctttaaaggtcccttccaactctaagaattcaatgattctgtgaacatgCTGTTATTTTGTAGTAGAAATAATTGACTCACCTTATCACTGTAGCAGCATTAAGGTTTTGGCATGTATATGAAGACAGTGAATACAGCCTTGAAATATACTGAGTACAGTATACATTACTGACAGAGAATCTTATAATAAACCAAGCCCTGAGGGAGCATGTTGCAGAGGAGGATGTGGGATTTTCCTATTGCAAAGGAGAACATTATGAAATTCAGTTCTTGTCCTTTTTTGTCTCGTGAAGTTAAATTTCTAGCTgaaggaattggttggaagaAAGATCCCTAAGACAGAGATCACGTGCAGGCAGAAACATTTTATCTTGGAGGGCTTCAGGTCAAATTCACCCCTAGCATACTTCTGTCAATGGATGCAAACCACAATGGATTTTAGctgctgttttgggagaaaggtTTTATGTTGTAGCTCACTAAAAGCAAGGGTGTATTTAAGCACTGGGAAAAATACTCTGTTGGTCTGACTTGATGCtctctttattttaatacattctGACAGACTTCATATACTGTTTAATGACAAGAAATTAAGGAGACTGAAAGTTAATGGAACTGAGTGACCGAGGGGGATCCAAGAGAGGCCTTCAAGtctttctctgggcagcctgttcaagTGCACTCACACTTCACCCATTTATGTGAAAGGATGCTTTGGGGCCTTTTTGAACTCCATGGCAAATTACCCTGTTATCAGACACACAGCAGAAGTCCTCCCTCATCATTAAAGAGCTTCCTACTAGAAGAGAGAGCATGCTCTATTGCAAAAGACAAGCAAACCTTCATCTATGTGATATCCCTTCTAATTCACCAGATTAATTGAAGGGTTGCTTTTCCAAGTGAATTAGATCCTTTTTATTTGCACATAGGCATTTGTCAAATGTCAGAATTTTTTCCAGCCTCTCacacttttttgtgtgtttacaTTTCCATACAGATAATAAATTCAGATGGACTGATCAACTTCAGAAATGAATCTGAATTAATTTAACCATCAACACATCTTTGGAAAGAATTAGGAATTGCATTGGTCCCTCACACAATGCACTGCCTGGGACAAAAAGGGCTTGCATAAATTTTGAGCAAAATTCTGTCTATCACAGCTGTACATCCTCATTTCATCTTTAGCAGTACTGCAGTTACATGCTTCATTATTCAAGAGCAGTTTGGAATGGGTTTTCTTAAGTACTGGTTGCAGCTTCAAAAAGAAATCCACAGAGGTGGCCACATGGTGCCCATGGAGCAGCCCTTTATTATAGTTTGAGTGAGGGATTGCAGGACCCCAGCCTTGGGGTTTAAAGCCCAAGCCTGAGAGCTTTAAAGAGAGAATTCAGGAGACATGTTGTGGTTAAAAGCATAGTTCACAATGTGACTTCCAGTCACCTCAAAGAAATGGGATGAGAAATCAGCAGGCAGAATTGGTACCTTCTTCCCCCAGGGGAAATAAGTCAGTCGCGCAGATTCATGTTGATTGGTGCAGAGGTCTTCAGTAAAAGTCTCTCCTGCTACTGACTACTATACTATAAAATCGTTAACATTTACATCAAAGGTGAGAAATGCAAAGGTTAATGACTTAATTCTCTGGGCTTGCTACCTCCATCTCACCCCACCACACCAGGAAGACAAGTGTCCTTCACCAGCCTCTTAATTAGAGGTGGGAATTCCCCAATGTACATCTGTTATGCACAGAGTCCCTGTCCCCCTGCCAGATTTCCCTGGCAATGTTTGCAGTAGGCATCACACCAGGAGCACCTCACTGGTATTTCCAGCTGTTGAGTTGGTCGTGACTCAGCCAGTTTGGTGGGCCCTACATCAGTTTTAAAGCAAGCAGGTCACCTTTTGGCTTAAAGAGCAGTTACACTGAGGCTATGCTAACTGTAAGCTAATGATTTCATTTCTCTGGTTTCCCAGAGATCCACATCTGCTTTTTAGAAGAATGACAATGCAACTATGTTTTGCAGGTAGGTAAGACTGTAGTAACTGTGAAAGAACACAGTGGGTGTCATCTAATATTCAGACACCTCAAATAAAGAACTTTATCAGTGGATTCTCCTTTTGACTTACTGTAACAGACATATCTGGAGTAATGAGAGATTGTAAGACAtcttcccagcagagctgcaaataGCAACTCCAAGTCACAGACACACAGATCGTATTTGTACAGTTAAATGCACTTCTTATTTTGATATAGAAGCCAAACAGATCCAGATGAGTGAAGTTAAACAAGAAACTACTCATTTGCTATGAAGTAAAAACAGAAGTCAGAGCCCAAAAGTAACACATTTTGGGGTAAGCACAGGTTAGTAAGAGGTGAAACGGAACCATTTCAGACACAATTTAAATTGGGTCTCCAAAGCTAATGACTTATAATCAGTTACCAGCATAGCATGACAGTGTCCACCCCACAGCGCTGTTTTTAACACAAATCATGAAGAGGCATAAAAGCAACATTCTTCTAAGCCATGTAAGTTTTTATTCTCCACCCAGGCCAGCAAGGGTGGGAAAAGggaatgcaattaaaaaataacaatcagCAAACAAACACTATCTTTACTTAAAATTTCAGACTAGAGCAGCCAGAAACACACTCAACAATCAGAATCACTGGAATTCCCTGCAGTTTGGCAGTGGCACataagcagaaattatttttgagtttctgaaagcaaaggtAGAACAAGACAAAAAACTTGTGCTTTCTTCTATTACAGCAAGTGATTATGATTATATATTTTGCAGCAGGCAAACAGCTCTGGGGATaacaagcaagagaaaaagctaTCCAGAGTTGTTTTGAGAAAAGTTTGaataaaactttcaaaaatagCACCAGAACTAACCCCAAGCTTAAACCAGCTCCCATTAAAATGAGTGGCAGAACACCCTGATTTTAATGGGAGCAGAGTCAAGCTTGGTTAAATGTAATAAAGTAGAAAACACATGATTAATTATTCAAGAGTATCTTCAAAAAGATGGCCCCCAAATGATTTCTCTGTACCCAGAAGCACAGCTGCCATGGCAGAGGGAGGGCAATGCAACTTCTCTGATGCTCCTTTGTGTTTACATAGCAGTAAGAAGCACAGATTTGGTTTTGTCTCCACTCTCACAGGCTGTTTGCAAGCCTGAAATCAaatcctgcagctcagcagacaTTGCACAGTTGTACTCTGTAACTAGCTAGTATTTATCCTTCGAGCCCTCTGTAAGCCTAAGGCTCTTTGTGCTACTGACCCCAGCCTTTCGTCCAGCCTTGAACAGCTGCTGTTTAGCAGTGACAGCTGAATTGGGTTTTCTCCCTCCGCAGTAATGCATGCTTGCCAGGCATCCTTTCCCCACTTGTTTGCCACATGTTGGCCAACAAACACAATCCACTTCTTTCACACTAGCAGTGTCCCTCCAGTCAGAGAGTAGGAACACTTGCCAATGGGCCTTCCTCCCCATTAATGCTTGCTAAGCATCACTTCTTTCCACTCGCCAGCCCCGTGGGAGCCTGCTATTTCCAAGGGGAGGAGTATTAAGCAGAGTGGCTGTGCAGGGTCACTAGagactgctggcactgcagcttCTCTATAATTTCCAAGGCATATCAAGCTCGTTAACTGGAACAGCTTTGTGAAAGATATTTCATTGCTTGAGACTCAGCCAGTTAAAACCGAGAGTTGTGCATGAGAAAGCAGCAAACAGCCTGGCTGTACTTCAGCAGAGGAGTACCTCTGCTTTGTCAGAAAAGCATAGGGCCAAGCCCACTCTTGATATATGACTTGTACACTGCTCACACTGGTAATTCTCAAACCAGCTCTAAAGAGGTTGCTTTGGCAGGACCTCCCAGACCAAAGATGCAACAGCAACTTCACTTATTCCTTAATATCAGGCCTACAGCATCAGATGGACTTGTTTATCCATCACATTCCCTAATGTCCTGGACAGGACAGCCAGTCAGTGCAGCTGTGGGATCATCCTTTGAGTGCAACACAAAGCATTAAGTCTTGTGACATCCCATTTCTAAATGTTTCTCTTAGACACCTAACAACTACAAGCAGCTCCCCCTCTGGAAAGGAGACTGCGGTAGTGAAACTGATACAGACATGAGTGACTGTACAGTCTACATGGACTGCACACTAATAAGTTACCTACCTATGCACATGCAAATTGTGAACCCTTCTGGGCTGGGGTTGAGCCAGATTTTCTAGCAGCACCAGCTGAACTAGAGCACTCAGGAGATTTGTGATGTCTCACATATGTAACTCAAACCCCATTTAGTCCACCAAtcctctcctttgctttcctcatGCACTTTTTAGGCCAAAACTTCAACAGACAACTGCAGTCTGAACgaagaactttttttaattctgatttttatttatttttttttttaaacagactaTTAATTTCTCCAGCCTATGGTGACCACCTCAGCCTGGCCAGGGAGCCCACTAAGATGCTAAACAAAGTCCCAAAAGAAGGGAAATCAATTATAAAAGGGGAGGAAGATGTACAATCTATTGCTCTTCCATGTAATTAACAAGGAAGTGGGGTGTGGTGAGGCAGATTTCTGGAGCTGGGGCACTAATGCAATTTGTACTGGTACTAACAGGGACATTCTGCATGTTCagggttgttttctttctgaattagaTGGTTCAGCATCTCCTCCATAAGGGCAACTTGAAAACAAGAATCACTTTTTGAGATTTTCCCCATTTCAAGCAAAtttcagcctcacctccattaaaaaaaaacaaaacaaacaggtgCCATCAATCGACATATACACTGCAGTGACATCCAAACCAATCATATTCCTCAGAGCAGctgttttttccctgttttcacTGCATAACCAGCTGTTCCCTTGCATAAGACTCCTGTAGGCCACCCTCTTTTAGGAGGGCACCTAACCAAGTCAGGTGTGTCCTAAGGACATATATTTCTGTACCTACAGTCACCTGAGGGTGCTTGCTGATATGCTTGTCCATTCCCTACACAATGCATTATTGAGCAAGCACTCCACTGCATATGGTTGAAGGTCAGCAAAGATCTCAATGTGCCTTTGTCAGAGATTGTGCTGTGCTCTCCCTGAAAGATTGGGCACAATTGTTGTAATGCTGTTTTTTCAAATTGATGCTGTCTCAGAAGTTAGCTTACCTGAGAggtttgctgtatttttttggAAGGACTGAAAAAGGCCCCTTTCTAGGAAAACTGCAGGAATATCACATTTTGCAATTTAGCCTTCACCTAAGAATGAGTTCCTATCTCCTGAAGTTCATTCCCGGGGTTGAAACTTCACTGGATCATAAGCTCCCTGCTATGTTCTTTTCCCTAAAAGTGATATCTAATTTTACTGAAATGGACTTCTCAGCTCATATCTGCCACCCCAGAACAGCCCAAGTCCCACAGATCTGCATTTTCTCACTATTTCCCAGAGTTATTATTAGCTAAGATAGATGACAAATCACTGGAGAACCATGCATCTGCCCACCCAGACCACACAAAGCTAGCACACTTGCATTCTGTGACATTTAAAGAGCACTCCCAGCCCAGTAtttaagtttgtttttaaatatatatatatataaaaatcagtGTCATTTTCAAGATGAAAACCACTCGCATATGACAAAAATAGTCAACCAGAACAAAAGCTCAGACTGCTGAAGTATCAACCCCCTGTGCAGAGCTCTTGCCAGAGAGACTACCTGAGATATTGTCAGAATCTAGCAGCTCAACAATGCTGTATGGAGAGCAATCTTCCAAACCTAACTTGCTGCAGAGCCAGCCACAGAAGCCCTTCTCCATATCCCTGACAGCATGCCACCAGTCCCCAAAGGACCACGATACCTGGGTCACAGCTGAGTATAGACCTAGGGAAAAAGACACAACCATGATTATAATTGGGTAGAAGATGATCAAAAAGGGGCAAAAGGTGATTTTGTGCCAGAAGGTCCTCTCTTCATTGTACACCAAGAAGACGTTGTACCATGTAATGGTTCCATAGTAGAATGAAACCACAAAGGATACTACAAAAACGATGGGGAGGCAGATGATGGTCCAGAGGACAATGTGGGGTCCTCTGTCCAACCCaacatgacattttttcttctcaggtACATTTTCTTTAGGAGGTTCCTTTGACTTAGCCAGTTCCTGCAGCTCTTTGTCTGTTAGTGTGACATGGATGTCCACCATCTgaccctttttctttcctctggtGATTGTTCCAGTCAAGGTGACGTATCGGCTGTCTGAAGGCATGTTCCAGACACCTACAAACACAGATAAAGTCATCCACAttagatttcttttctgtgtggtTTATTTTGTGCAACTCCCCAAAGATCTTGGACACAATTAGACAGCACAGATGGAGTTATAGTTAAATAAAAAGATGGAACACAAGTAGCAATGCATGATAACAAAGATTATCATAGAAAAAGAATAGCCGGTAAGGAAAATGACAGGAATTCTAGATGACAGAAATCACAAGGGAGAAGACTCCAGCATATGCACAGAGgacaacacaggaaagaaaagtgctCTGGGAGCATGGGGAAGAGACAAGACAgagtaaatgaataaaaaatagtaAGCCTATTTTCTCTGCTAGACTCCGATTTATTCCTCAACAGCATGGATACCTGAAGTGAGTTAGCTGAATATGAACAAGATCTGGGAATAAGTACATGCACACATGGAGTTATACTTGAATAGCTATTATTCCACTTTACATTTGCACTATATCAatctaaattaattttcaaactTTAGAAAATCATGAAGTCTCATATTCACAAAGTCTCATATaattacatttgcattttaaaggaTCAAGAAAGGCACCAAATAGGAAAGTGTTGGGATATGCATTCAAATAAGAAACACTTTAGCTTCCAAGTGACATTGGTTTTGGACAGTCCCTGCAGTGGCTACTGGGCATAAACTCTTCTGCAGTTCTAAAAACATGCTTCCTCCTGCACTTAATTCTGAGTTGCTTGGAAGGAAGTAATCAGAGGTTCTTGAAGGGAAGCTGAGCAGTGGcacacaaaaacagaaagacagcAGAGAAGCATGAAGGTTGGGGTTAGGATCATGGGGAATCTGGTGTGGCTGAAGGGCCAGGAGATTGCATCCACATTTAAACCCTTCTCAGTCCACAGTGCTGACTCACAAGAGGATTAGCTGTGGGACCTGCTGCCCACAATTCTTTCCCACAAGGGTAGCTGTGACAGGCATCCAAAGTGAAAGTGGCTGAGATGTACTATGATGACCTTGCAAATTAATCAGTCTTAAAAAGGAAGCTGTGCTGAGACTACACAGAAAGAAGGCAAGAGCAAATCTGAGATAATGAATAAAACTTCTTATTGCAGCTGAAGCCACTAAATCTGTTTCCATCCTTTCAATTAACAGGCAGTTGTTTTAGGCATGGAGGGGTATTTGGCCACAGCATCATACATATAAAGTGTACTCAGCACTTCTCTAGATCATCCCTATCTATTGCATACATTTAAAACCAAGAGCAGGACAACAACTAGCATCTGCAAAGAACTGCTGAAGATACCTCAAATCAGTCTGTAGTGATTTCTGTTTCATAGTATTTTCATGGATGAATTCAAACTCCTGGTGTCTTGGAGATGACTGGCCCCACAGTCACTTCCATACAAGCTCAGGAGGATCTTGAAAATTAGCTTATCTGTCTAGCCTGCGAAAAGGCAGATCAGTCCCAGCATTAACTAGCATAAGGTGCAAATGAGAGAGGTGGGAAAGACACCTCAAGACCACTGCAGATGTCTCTCCAAGCGTGTAGGCACATGATACTCAAATGTAAATAAGGGATGTGCCTTCGTTATGTTGGGGTGCACTATTAAGAGGAAAGATTCCCTGCCACAACAGATGCCATATTAAAGAATACCTGCTTCTTAATACCACATTGGTCTTAAGGAGTTTTATTTGAGCCAGGATTTGTCTGGCAACACCTGGCCATACATTCCTGCCCAAGGTCTACACTGTAAGGCACTCAGAGACTAAGGAAGAGGACTCTGTGTTTCTGTCCCTGTGACTCCTACCATCAGCCTCTGTACCAACCCTGGTAAATCTTGTGAATCCAGGAAGAGGCTTATAGAGCATTAATTCCTCCAAACACAAGTATTTCTAACCTTCATCCTTTCTGATCTTAAAACGGCAGCAAGAGCTCCAACCTTTTCTCGTAAACCTGTCTTGGCTGCCAGTGACACCATTATTTATGGAATGTGAATGTTCCCAGGGATACGTACCATCAGTCATGGACTGACCCAGGAACTTGGAGCCTTCTTCAGAActcctttcccctccttctTCATCTGCTTGCTCCTCTTCCACTTTATTCTCATTCTCTGACCTATACACTATTACTGACTCAGGACGGgactctttcttcttctttttcctccgGTCCATAGTGGCTTCTCCATCAAAGGTGACAGTGGTTGTCACAGCCCTCCTCATAGGTCCATGGCAAGGGCTGTGGCTTCCAGATTTGCTCTCTTTTTGCACTGTGTCTTCTAGCCCACTACTGCTCTCAAGCACCTCACTTGGCATCTTGTAGCACTTGTTGCCAGCCTAAGTTCCTGCACTTAGAAGTCATTCATTCAACAACAGTCCCAcagatgctttgttttgttaagaTGTCCTACAGCTGATATCCAAATTATGCACTCCATTCCCAGCCTAAAATGAGAGACAAGTCAGAAAAAGGGTCTATTTCACACCGAGCAGAAAAATTTGACAAAAGTTTTGTATAAAGGTTTACTTCCAACAGGTTTAAATATCACCCGCTGATCTGATCTTCATTACTGTCATGGATACATGTCATGTAATATCACCTAACCTTGATTCTTAGattccattttaaatattagaaaaaaaaaaaagagatactgGAAGGGGAAAGAGTTTATAACATTTATAAGATTAAACAAGCACAgcttattctatttttttttaatatgcctCTGCAAtgctgaaagcaaacagaagacaaaagttTTGGCCCACATGCATGAGAATGAAATATTGAAGCCAATAATATCAAGACAAAAATCAAGTTGACTAATTTAAAGGAGTGGCCCAGCTTAGAGACAACAGCAGCAGACACATCCTACTTTATGACAGCTGTATTGGTGCCAGCTTTTCTAATTTTACTTGTTTTCTAATTTACTGCCCATTGTGAGGATATTACAAAAAGTAATCAAACAATGTCAAAACAAATGATATTTCAAAGTTAATTAATTTAGCGTCGTGCAGGTCTATCAGACCTCAAAATATAGCATATACAGTAGATGTAAAGTAAATTAACTACTACTCAGATGACTTCACTGAGGGGGATTCAGAATGACAGCAAAGTCTTCTGACTGTTCAGggacaaaaaacaacaatgtttcataaatatttttaacaattaTAAATTATTTCTCACTCAAGCAAAACTACCAGTAATACCAAGTGACATTTATCTATGGGAATGCCACATAAGTAGAATTCACATGATTAAACATGCGTCAAGGCAGTCAAGTCCTGTTCCATGAATCTACCGGACACAGGATTAATGCTTCTCAGGATTCttaacatttagaaaaaacagCTGTGCCAAATATTCATGAAGTATTTAGGTACAATTCTAACTACAAGGAATAACATTTTAACAACTCCGAAGAACTGTGCTGAACAATTACATATGGAAAAGAATGTGCTGTCCAAATGTTTCTcaaactccagcagcttggttCTGTGGACACTGCCTTGAAGAACCTGTTCcgtgcctgaccaccctctgcTGAAGGCCCCATTTATGTCTTGCACACTCCGCCCCACACACAGATGCACAAACTTTTAATTGTATCTTGCTAATGCTGAAGACTATGACCAACTGACACTGTATAGTCCTTTGTGGCTTTAAGAAACTCAACCAAAACCAATTCAGATTGTTTTCTGCATTGCAGGAAATACATCTCCCACAGCGAACAGACAACATATAACATGGAATCAAAAGTCATTCTGCACATCCTAGAAGTTAGACTGCTTCTAAATCACTGGGCACAGGAACATCTTGGCCAGCTCTATAATATGACTGGCAACAGTCTGTTTAGATTGCCGTCTGAGATCATACATGCCATGCAAAAAGCATATGCCTGAATTTGCAGAAAACATCCCCATCTCCAACCCCAACAGAAAATGGAGCAAAACATGTAAGGGAATTTTGCCCCTTCTGAATATCTGTAGAGAAATAATGCGTTACTAAAAGAAATAACCTGCCCCAAAGAAGTTAGGAAGCAGCAGTTCCTCACTACAATCTTGTACCTCATCTGCCTGAGGAATGTGGTATTTATATCTGTTTTGAAGCAGTGTGCAAATAGCCAGTTTTTCCACATACCATGATACGAAAGAGCACATGCAAGAAACTTCACAGTAAAATTTAACACTTTGCTTCCAAATTCTCCCCTTTTATCTCCAAAGAAAACCAGCCATTAGCTTCAAAGATAGCAAGCTCTGACTCTTAAACAACTAACATGAGCAGGACTCCACAATTTTCACATGTCCATGGCAATTACAAGttttcatttaatgtttttttaaaaatacctttatGGGAGAAGTTGAATCATTTTATTCTATggaataaattaattatttgtaGCAAATTTGTGCAAGAGA
Above is a genomic segment from Meleagris gallopavo isolate NT-WF06-2002-E0010 breed Aviagen turkey brand Nicholas breeding stock chromosome 7, Turkey_5.1, whole genome shotgun sequence containing:
- the TMEM169 gene encoding transmembrane protein 169, with the translated sequence MPSEVLESSSGLEDTVQKESKSGSHSPCHGPMRRAVTTTVTFDGEATMDRRKKKKKESRPESVIVYRSENENKVEEEQADEEGGERSSEEGSKFLGQSMTDGVWNMPSDSRYVTLTGTITRGKKKGQMVDIHVTLTDKELQELAKSKEPPKENVPEKKKCHVGLDRGPHIVLWTIICLPIVFVVSFVVSFYYGTITWYNVFLVYNEERTFWHKITFCPFLIIFYPIIIMVVSFSLGLYSAVTQVSWSFGDWWHAVRDMEKGFCGWLCSKLGLEDCSPYSIVELLDSDNISGSLSGKSSAQGVDTSAV